The Subtercola sp. PAMC28395 genome segment TTCGAGGTGCTCACAGGGAGACCCGCGCCTTTCGTGCTGCGATCAGGTGATGGTGGAATTCCGGGCTCGGCTGAGTGAAATCCGAACGGAAATGTGCACCGCGCGACTCTTCGCGGGCCAGCGCCGAGCGGGCGATCAGAGTGCCCAGCAGGTGCAGGTTGGCGTTCTCCCGATCGTGCAGCGTGTCGGTTGCCGGCTGCAACTGTGCGAGCCGATCGAGAGCCCGACCCAGCATACGGGCGTCGCGGTAGACGCCGACGGTGTCCCACATCAGCTGCTGCAGCTCGAGACGGTCGATGGACCGGGCTGCGCCGCCGCCCGTGCCATGGTCGAAGTCGGGTGGATCGACGGCCTCGTCTCCAGCACCGCTCTCACCAGCACTGTTCTCGCCAGCACCGTCGTCGCCAGCACCGCCTCGGATGCCATCTGTCGCATCCACGCGCTCCGGCCAGTCCGCGGGTTCCGCCTCACCCCGCAGCGCCTGCACGCAACGCCACGCGAAGACGACAGATTCCAGCAGGGAATTCGAGGCGAGCCGGTTTGCCCCGTGGACCCCGGTGCAGGCGACCTCCCCGACGGCGAAGAGCCCGCGAAGCGAGGTGCGACCCCAATTGTCTGTCGAGACGCCGCCCATCCAGTAGTGGGCGGCCGGGGTGATCGGAATCGGCTGCGCACTCCAGTCGAGGCCATTTCGACGGCAGGCCTCGGTGATGCTCGGGAACCGACGACGGAGAAAGTCTGCGCCGAGCGCCGTTGCATCGAGCAGTACCGGAGCGCCCCCCTGCTTGTGCATCTGCTCCGCGATCCCGCGTGCCACCACATCGCGCGGCGCGAGCTCGGCATCCGGATGCACGGCCAGCATGAACCGCTGGCCGTCGCTGCTCAGCAGCACTGCTCCCTCTCCGCGCACGGCTTCGGAGATCAAGAAGTTCCCGGGCACCGCGAGCGACGTCGGGTGGAACTGGTAGAACTCGAGGTCGGAGAGTTCGGCCCCTGCCCGATAGGCCGCCGCGACGCCGTCACCGGTGGTCACGACGGGGTTCGTCGTGTGCGAGAAGAGCTGGCCCGCTCCCCCACTGGCCAGTACGACCGCATCAGCACGAAGCTCCGATGGCCTTCCCTCGGCGTCGATGATCGAGACGCCAACCACAGCACCTGCATCATCGACCACGAGGTCGGCGACGAAGGTGAATTCGAGGATCTGCGAGGCCGTAGTCCGAACGGCCCGAACCAGCGCCGACTCGATCTCAGCCCCCGTCGCATCCCCTCCCGCGTGAAGAATTCGAGGGTGCGAGTGGGCCGCCTCGAGCCCTGCGGCCAGTTCACCACCCTCGGAGCGGTCGAACTCCACCCCCAGGCTGATGAGGTCACGAATGCGTTCAGGCCCCTCGGCGCACAGCACCTCCACGGCAGACCGGCGGTTCAGCCCCGCACCGGCAACCAGAGTGTCGTGCACGTGCGATTCGACACTGTCGTCGACGAAGAGCGCCGCAGCAACTCCGCCCTGGGCATACCGCGTGTTGCTCTCACCGAGCTCGGCCTTGGTGATCAGGGTCACATCGTGTGTGCGGCTGGCCTGGAT includes the following:
- the nadB gene encoding L-aspartate oxidase encodes the protein MTTSPQAQPAPSRGTIVVVGSGIAGLVVAIQASRTHDVTLITKAELGESNTRYAQGGVAAALFVDDSVESHVHDTLVAGAGLNRRSAVEVLCAEGPERIRDLISLGVEFDRSEGGELAAGLEAAHSHPRILHAGGDATGAEIESALVRAVRTTASQILEFTFVADLVVDDAGAVVGVSIIDAEGRPSELRADAVVLASGGAGQLFSHTTNPVVTTGDGVAAAYRAGAELSDLEFYQFHPTSLAVPGNFLISEAVRGEGAVLLSSDGQRFMLAVHPDAELAPRDVVARGIAEQMHKQGGAPVLLDATALGADFLRRRFPSITEACRRNGLDWSAQPIPITPAAHYWMGGVSTDNWGRTSLRGLFAVGEVACTGVHGANRLASNSLLESVVFAWRCVQALRGEAEPADWPERVDATDGIRGGAGDDGAGENSAGESGAGDEAVDPPDFDHGTGGGAARSIDRLELQQLMWDTVGVYRDARMLGRALDRLAQLQPATDTLHDRENANLHLLGTLIARSALAREESRGAHFRSDFTQPSPEFHHHLIAARKARVSL